A window from uncultured Desulfobacter sp. encodes these proteins:
- the nifD gene encoding nitrogenase molybdenum-iron protein alpha chain: MTGERNTTVNPEDVKKEILAKYPPKVARKRGKQITPVSSEEEKSSLSVGANVRTVPGIITQRGCCYAGCKGVIMGPTRDIINLTHGPIGCGFYSWLTRRNQTRPPSDDADNFMTYCFSTDMQDEDIVFGGEKKLKAAIQEAYDIFKPKAISIFSTCPVGLIGDDIHAVAREMKAELGINIFGFSCEGYKGVSQSAGHHIANNAIFTHVVGLDDTISDAKFKINLLGEYNIGGDAFIIDDLLEKCGISVVSTFSGNSTVDQFANCHTADLNAVMCHRSINYVADMLEIKYGIPWIKISFLGPRSTASSLRKIAAYFEDQELIDTVEKVIAEEMIPVEAKIAEIKPRCEGKTAMMFVGGSRAHHYQELFRDLGMEVLSAGYEFAHRDDYEGRHVIPDIKIDADSRNIEELEIEADETRYSPRKTEEQMKALEAKGFPFKEYEGMVPDMVEGSLIIDDISQHETETLIEMYRPDIFCAGIKEKYAVQKNGIPMKQLHSYDSGGPYAVFKGAMNFYEEIDRMLNANIWDYLKAPWQKEAEASAE, encoded by the coding sequence ATGACAGGCGAACGAAACACTACCGTTAACCCGGAAGATGTAAAAAAAGAAATACTGGCCAAGTATCCGCCCAAGGTGGCCCGGAAACGCGGCAAGCAGATCACACCGGTTTCCAGCGAAGAAGAAAAAAGCAGCCTCTCGGTAGGCGCCAACGTCCGGACCGTTCCGGGCATCATCACCCAGAGAGGATGCTGCTACGCAGGTTGCAAGGGCGTTATCATGGGCCCGACCCGGGACATCATCAACCTGACCCACGGCCCCATCGGCTGCGGATTTTACTCCTGGCTGACCCGTCGTAACCAGACCCGGCCGCCATCAGACGACGCAGATAATTTCATGACCTACTGCTTTTCCACGGACATGCAGGACGAGGACATTGTTTTCGGCGGAGAAAAGAAACTCAAGGCCGCCATCCAGGAAGCCTATGACATCTTCAAACCCAAGGCCATCTCCATCTTCTCCACCTGTCCGGTGGGTCTGATCGGTGACGACATTCACGCCGTGGCCAGGGAGATGAAAGCAGAACTTGGCATCAATATATTCGGTTTCTCCTGTGAAGGATATAAGGGTGTAAGCCAGTCCGCCGGCCATCATATTGCCAACAACGCCATCTTTACCCATGTTGTGGGCCTGGATGACACCATCTCCGACGCCAAATTCAAGATCAACCTCTTGGGTGAGTACAACATCGGCGGCGACGCATTCATCATTGACGACCTGCTGGAAAAATGCGGTATCAGCGTGGTGTCCACCTTCTCCGGCAACTCCACCGTTGACCAGTTTGCCAATTGCCACACCGCGGACCTCAATGCCGTTATGTGCCACAGATCCATCAACTACGTAGCAGACATGCTTGAGATTAAATACGGCATCCCCTGGATAAAGATCAGCTTCCTTGGACCCCGGTCCACTGCCAGCAGTCTGCGTAAGATCGCCGCTTATTTTGAAGACCAGGAACTCATCGACACCGTAGAAAAGGTCATTGCCGAAGAGATGATCCCTGTTGAAGCCAAGATCGCAGAGATTAAACCCCGTTGTGAAGGCAAAACCGCCATGATGTTCGTTGGTGGTTCCCGCGCCCATCACTACCAGGAACTGTTCAGGGATCTGGGCATGGAAGTCCTCTCCGCCGGATACGAGTTTGCCCACAGGGATGACTATGAAGGACGCCACGTGATTCCGGACATCAAGATTGACGCCGACTCCAGAAATATTGAAGAGCTGGAAATCGAAGCCGACGAGACCCGGTACAGCCCCAGAAAGACCGAAGAGCAGATGAAAGCCCTGGAAGCCAAGGGATTCCCGTTCAAAGAGTATGAGGGTATGGTGCCTGACATGGTCGAAGGCTCCCTGATTATTGATGACATCAGCCAGCACGAAACCGAAACCCTGATTGAAATGTACAGACCTGACATCTTCTGTGCCGGTATCAAGGAAAAGTACGCAGTCCAGAAAAACGGTATCCCCATGAAGCAGCTCCACTCCTATGATTCAGGTGGACCCTATGCGGTATTCAAAGGTGCAATGAACTTTTATGAAGAAATTGACCGCATGCTCAACGCCAACATCTGGGATTACTTGAAAGCCCCCTGGCAGAAAGAGGCTGAAGCCTCTGCCGAATAA